In one Pseudomonas purpurea genomic region, the following are encoded:
- a CDS encoding lactonase family protein: protein MRSLWPLLMAASVGAMGVQAAPADTYELLVGTYTQGQSEGIYRLQFDSRSGQLDAKPLQVIKTANPSWLTLSKDQRRLFVVNENGPGQADPVGRVSSFTVEPTSHALSPLSQVQSLGNEPTHSSLSGDGQYLFVSNYCVAQDPGGSLAVLPVSADGKLSPPVQLSSHPASRVNPERQNSSHVHATVSSPDGRYVFSSDLGADKVFVYRYDPKANRELPLTAATPASVQLPAGSGPRHLLFSADGKHAWLSMEMSAQVAVFDYHDGTLEQRQLVDLAAGQPASDKAGAALHASADGKFLYVSNRGTANQLLAFAIDPVSGELKEIQRRSVDGDHPREFSLDPSGRFVLIANQKSNQIVVVERDPKTGLLGKTVQKLPIDSPSDIRFLLRQ, encoded by the coding sequence ATGCGTAGTTTATGGCCCTTGCTGATGGCCGCAAGTGTTGGCGCGATGGGCGTGCAGGCCGCGCCCGCCGACACCTATGAGCTGCTGGTGGGCACCTATACCCAGGGCCAGAGCGAAGGGATCTACCGGCTGCAATTCGACAGCCGCAGCGGTCAGCTCGACGCCAAACCGTTACAGGTCATCAAGACGGCCAACCCGTCCTGGCTGACCTTGTCCAAGGATCAGCGTCGCCTGTTCGTGGTCAATGAGAACGGTCCGGGGCAAGCCGACCCGGTGGGTCGGGTCAGCAGTTTTACCGTCGAACCGACATCTCACGCGCTGAGCCCGCTCAGTCAGGTGCAGAGCCTGGGCAATGAGCCGACTCATTCCAGCCTGAGTGGTGACGGCCAGTATCTGTTTGTCAGCAACTATTGCGTGGCCCAAGACCCAGGCGGAAGCCTGGCGGTGCTGCCGGTGAGTGCCGACGGCAAGCTGTCGCCTCCGGTGCAGTTGAGCAGCCATCCGGCGAGCCGGGTCAACCCTGAGCGGCAGAACTCGTCCCACGTGCATGCGACGGTGTCCTCGCCGGACGGTCGGTACGTGTTTTCCAGTGACCTGGGTGCGGACAAAGTCTTCGTTTATCGCTACGACCCCAAGGCCAACCGGGAACTGCCGTTGACCGCTGCCACACCGGCCTCGGTCCAGTTGCCAGCGGGCAGCGGGCCACGGCATCTGCTGTTCAGCGCGGACGGCAAACATGCCTGGCTGAGCATGGAAATGAGCGCGCAGGTGGCGGTGTTCGACTACCACGACGGCACGCTTGAACAACGCCAACTGGTCGATCTGGCGGCCGGTCAGCCTGCATCAGACAAGGCAGGCGCGGCGTTGCACGCTTCAGCAGACGGCAAGTTTCTCTATGTGAGTAACCGTGGCACCGCCAACCAGTTGTTGGCATTCGCCATCGACCCGGTCAGCGGTGAACTCAAGGAGATTCAGCGCCGCTCAGTGGACGGTGATCATCCTCGCGAATTCAGCCTCGACCCCAGCGGCCGGTTTGTGTTGATCGCCAACCAGAAGAGCAACCAGATTGTGGTGGTCGAGCGCGATCCCAAGACGGGTCTTCTGGGTAAAACCGTGCAAAAACTGCCGATTGATTCCCCCAGCGATATCAGGTTCCTGCTGCGTCAATAG
- a CDS encoding DUF5629 family protein has translation MTAVNETLLTALQTCDMLEIDGLHAFDFSLDDTQLLIECMDGRAAKRWSFSLAQVQSATFDPTLQSWSITGDSGEHRLVCMSAFSAGEEEEDEHEDA, from the coding sequence ATGACTGCCGTAAACGAAACCTTGCTGACTGCCCTGCAAACCTGCGACATGCTGGAAATCGACGGGCTGCATGCCTTCGATTTCAGTCTCGATGACACCCAGTTACTGATCGAGTGCATGGACGGTCGTGCGGCCAAGCGCTGGAGCTTCAGCCTGGCTCAGGTGCAATCGGCAACCTTCGACCCGACCCTGCAGAGCTGGAGCATCACCGGTGATTCCGGCGAGCACCGACTGGTGTGCATGAGTGCCTTCAGCGCTGGCGAGGAAGAGGAAGACGAGCATGAGGATGCGTAG
- a CDS encoding DUF6543 domain-containing protein: MQNPPSPSTTYVDIQARIIQAQFATRPTLRSVVVHMLGDLITEKTAALDTDIALISVATPNALQGYDLNPLVDIALNYMASGNAPDFSITASDRDCHLVNERGTRVRYVSFADDGRALVPDMQLIENILLGLPAIVPIVFQQALTDYWNAPADTGASRWQWLGDQLRNALRSATILLAGDDIEPREILTRLANHADTQERAILSGPLGDVHAYCIQTTVTKAAQSITYLAPDILVVRGARVLLCSVSGVIQAYASLEAFGEAWGKMITQRFNVETITWKRYKPGDDIFDTQAALLLNQQLEDIDAFELPARLNTRELEQRFNEMTDLAPLFCGIASASPVQLRQVHAALPEWLRQASTVDQLDYRKHSLELASLNQATKGLSWSDGIADIRTFAATALQQQMLKDQPHAPVYKADELELTFHVPVGNLGSGYIELVKMTLTELALKNLAGRPNGRMTVRHTGEGTLPDWITPEYLMSLITRIDIGKAYPLLIKNLLLSGTADADRRQRLFAAELHVALPLKALEHSIKGEHGLTRRGYQLVCALLHPTYADRVVDGQEVVIRPLAFSRKANAQADVASNMFIIECEGSPVGPHVLYRPVYTDSLLEYPTREALLAAIASPGALQSSVLAWLPETARSVYDNGGFNEPHIAHFSPLDPFGLPEKPKAATLANGERADELLHSLRNGALMQYLFGSEARALVDLGERDSVSDAESRWAILLEGGWTLFNTLLALPLGGPILAVGWMISMVSSVLNDLPQLDSQAPATREVAWVDFLMNLSMLLLHGAQKPELPAESVALEGLEKIGVALDRVRRPPHPALDAHADVKQGTPGLPSEPPGGGTTLLDFDRSQARDSSATRLLNRLREVNVKWPDVIPEPIPIGAFKGLYRIGHKWHATVAGLLFQVSIVPGFAEVYIVHPLKPDHPGIKLKTDGQGHWTLDQGLKLTGGGPKKRIAALQEENIRRLEALYLEKQPVQEAQLEGIESFHQAARDVDIAHSVYKPHIKRQQVIWQLLEHADDLQKPAMRSRQVTELEKTANAWSALLGKLEAMQAGAVQLEQIRRQLIDFSRRESELNKTNTPALQRAKLFAAIASTQLLVQDHAVRLSQDYLLGCTEGEPLDHLANRVGAALDAGDPQPYRKYTQAMEDSYAFDEHIREWTRRFESTLDELQADSHAGTRERNNLLKLVGGSELLSELIIKLHDLDTLRELSLDRSVGRSVQTQLLFEDLYSMQTPLERLKDTATAHLVLRTTEGFTFEQRQAVLETIIEQYQKAEDASLMLKELAPAVSRPSYQQRFIDDLRLARQGAESELVELILQQENLPVTAPRTRQTSRPSTTKRIFKTRNHGTLIGEVQAPRPGDEGEVIEVHDPFNKQMVSRYHKHAQDDVYVQMVEQPLQPAPVTRSTKTIIEAGNKLLAQRVKLETLIDREMAQVLRDPVLREEKTPADWETMLVQSAGDLEGLVSELRKTPESSAQKSALLVELASAAQSMRTKGRDYRIAGYTLQSPTPEKVDFLWTHHTIDIEPVTSRKLTQAKDFLTEFVIKDKHSREVLWYAHFHYAHLDGPTDAYTAGHLKRPEQRFVGFKAQLSQAKNNREITRIWRSKISPAMAKKLFFYD; encoded by the coding sequence ATGCAAAACCCGCCCTCCCCCTCAACCACGTATGTCGATATTCAGGCACGCATCATTCAGGCGCAATTCGCTACCCGACCGACGTTGCGCTCGGTCGTCGTGCACATGCTTGGGGACCTGATTACCGAGAAAACCGCAGCACTGGACACTGATATCGCACTGATCAGCGTCGCCACGCCCAATGCCCTTCAAGGCTATGACCTCAATCCGCTGGTTGATATCGCCCTCAATTACATGGCGAGCGGCAACGCTCCCGATTTTTCGATAACCGCCAGCGACCGCGACTGTCATCTCGTCAACGAACGCGGCACGCGAGTGCGCTACGTCTCCTTCGCTGATGACGGTCGTGCGCTGGTTCCCGATATGCAGCTCATCGAAAACATCCTCCTTGGTCTGCCTGCAATTGTTCCTATCGTTTTCCAACAAGCGTTGACCGACTACTGGAATGCACCCGCCGATACCGGCGCCAGCCGTTGGCAGTGGCTGGGCGATCAACTGCGTAACGCCCTCAGAAGTGCAACTATCCTGCTGGCGGGAGACGACATCGAACCGCGAGAAATACTCACCCGGCTGGCAAACCACGCCGACACTCAGGAGCGCGCCATCCTCAGCGGACCTTTGGGCGATGTGCACGCCTACTGCATTCAAACCACGGTGACCAAAGCGGCGCAGTCCATCACCTATCTGGCTCCCGACATTCTTGTGGTTCGAGGCGCGCGCGTGCTGCTGTGCAGTGTCTCGGGAGTCATCCAGGCCTATGCCTCCCTGGAGGCATTCGGCGAAGCCTGGGGGAAGATGATCACCCAGCGGTTCAATGTCGAGACCATCACCTGGAAACGCTATAAGCCCGGCGACGACATTTTCGACACTCAGGCCGCCCTGCTGCTGAACCAACAACTGGAGGACATCGACGCATTCGAGCTGCCTGCGCGACTCAACACGCGCGAGCTGGAACAACGCTTCAATGAAATGACCGACCTCGCTCCGCTGTTCTGCGGTATCGCATCTGCCAGCCCCGTTCAGTTACGGCAGGTACACGCTGCGCTACCTGAATGGCTGCGGCAGGCATCCACTGTCGATCAACTGGACTATCGCAAACACAGCCTGGAACTGGCGAGCCTCAATCAAGCGACAAAAGGTCTGTCATGGTCCGATGGCATCGCCGACATCCGGACATTCGCGGCCACGGCACTGCAACAACAGATGCTCAAGGACCAGCCACATGCACCGGTTTACAAGGCCGATGAGCTTGAGCTGACGTTTCACGTACCCGTGGGCAATCTGGGCAGCGGTTACATCGAACTCGTGAAAATGACCTTGACTGAGCTGGCGCTAAAAAACCTCGCCGGCAGGCCCAATGGTCGCATGACCGTGCGCCACACGGGCGAAGGGACCTTGCCGGACTGGATAACGCCCGAGTACCTGATGAGCCTGATCACCCGGATAGACATTGGCAAAGCCTATCCGCTGCTGATCAAAAACCTGTTGTTGAGCGGGACCGCTGACGCCGACAGGCGCCAGCGTCTGTTTGCCGCCGAACTGCACGTGGCTTTGCCGTTGAAAGCGCTCGAACACTCGATCAAGGGTGAGCACGGCCTGACTCGACGTGGTTACCAACTCGTCTGCGCCCTCCTGCACCCTACCTATGCTGATCGAGTGGTCGACGGGCAAGAAGTGGTGATCCGCCCGCTGGCATTTTCACGAAAAGCCAATGCGCAAGCCGATGTGGCCAGCAACATGTTCATCATTGAGTGCGAGGGCAGCCCAGTCGGCCCGCATGTCCTTTACCGCCCGGTCTATACAGACTCGTTGCTTGAATACCCGACCCGCGAAGCCTTGTTGGCCGCCATCGCTTCGCCCGGCGCACTCCAGAGCAGCGTACTGGCGTGGTTGCCGGAAACAGCCCGCTCGGTCTACGACAACGGTGGGTTCAACGAACCGCACATTGCTCACTTTTCACCGCTCGACCCTTTCGGCCTGCCTGAAAAACCCAAAGCGGCGACACTGGCCAACGGCGAGCGGGCGGATGAGCTGCTGCACTCACTGCGCAACGGAGCGCTGATGCAGTACCTGTTCGGCAGCGAGGCCCGCGCCCTGGTAGACCTGGGTGAACGCGACTCGGTTTCCGACGCTGAAAGTCGCTGGGCGATCCTGCTGGAGGGCGGCTGGACGTTGTTCAATACCTTGCTGGCCTTGCCGCTCGGCGGCCCGATTCTGGCCGTTGGCTGGATGATCTCGATGGTCAGCAGTGTGCTCAATGACCTGCCACAACTTGACAGCCAGGCCCCCGCCACACGGGAAGTCGCATGGGTCGATTTCCTGATGAACCTCTCGATGCTGCTGTTGCACGGCGCCCAAAAGCCCGAATTGCCCGCCGAATCTGTGGCTCTGGAGGGGTTGGAGAAAATCGGCGTTGCACTGGACCGGGTGCGTCGCCCACCGCACCCAGCGCTCGACGCCCACGCGGACGTCAAGCAAGGCACCCCTGGCCTGCCCTCCGAACCGCCCGGAGGCGGTACAACCCTGCTGGACTTCGACCGTTCGCAGGCGCGCGATTCGTCGGCGACGCGCTTGCTGAACAGGCTCAGAGAGGTCAACGTCAAATGGCCCGACGTTATCCCGGAGCCCATTCCAATAGGGGCGTTCAAAGGCCTGTACCGTATCGGCCACAAATGGCATGCCACAGTCGCCGGGTTGTTGTTCCAGGTGAGCATCGTTCCGGGCTTCGCTGAGGTGTACATCGTTCACCCCCTCAAACCTGACCATCCGGGGATCAAGCTGAAAACCGACGGGCAAGGCCATTGGACGCTGGATCAGGGGCTCAAGTTGACGGGGGGCGGCCCCAAGAAAAGGATTGCCGCTTTGCAGGAAGAGAACATTAGAAGACTTGAAGCGCTGTATCTCGAAAAACAGCCTGTACAAGAAGCGCAACTCGAAGGCATCGAAAGTTTCCATCAGGCGGCACGTGATGTTGATATTGCCCACAGTGTCTATAAGCCGCACATCAAGAGACAGCAGGTGATATGGCAACTGCTTGAACACGCCGACGACCTACAAAAACCTGCCATGCGCTCGCGCCAGGTCACGGAATTGGAAAAAACCGCCAACGCCTGGTCAGCACTCCTGGGCAAGCTGGAAGCGATGCAGGCAGGTGCCGTCCAACTGGAACAGATACGGCGTCAACTGATCGACTTCAGCCGCCGGGAGAGTGAGCTCAACAAGACCAATACCCCCGCCCTACAACGCGCCAAACTGTTTGCCGCGATTGCCTCCACCCAACTGCTGGTTCAGGACCATGCCGTGAGACTGAGTCAGGACTACCTGCTCGGCTGCACAGAGGGCGAGCCCCTTGATCATCTGGCCAACCGGGTTGGAGCGGCCCTTGACGCCGGCGACCCTCAGCCCTACCGCAAGTACACCCAGGCAATGGAGGACAGCTATGCCTTTGACGAGCATATTCGTGAATGGACCCGGCGCTTTGAATCAACACTCGATGAGCTGCAGGCGGACTCGCACGCCGGAACAAGAGAGCGTAATAACCTGCTGAAACTGGTGGGCGGCTCGGAATTGCTCAGTGAGTTGATTATCAAGCTGCATGACCTGGATACCTTACGCGAACTGAGTCTGGACCGCAGTGTCGGGCGCAGTGTCCAGACGCAGCTGTTGTTCGAGGACCTCTACTCCATGCAAACGCCTCTGGAGCGACTCAAGGACACGGCCACCGCTCACCTGGTGTTGCGCACGACCGAAGGTTTCACGTTCGAGCAACGCCAGGCAGTGCTGGAGACCATCATCGAGCAATATCAAAAAGCAGAAGACGCCAGCCTGATGCTGAAGGAACTCGCCCCGGCGGTTAGTCGCCCGAGCTATCAACAGCGCTTTATCGACGACCTCAGGCTGGCACGCCAGGGTGCGGAGTCCGAGCTGGTCGAGCTGATCCTTCAGCAGGAGAACCTGCCGGTCACTGCTCCGCGCACCCGGCAGACGAGTCGCCCATCCACCACCAAACGGATATTCAAGACACGCAACCATGGCACCCTGATCGGAGAAGTACAGGCGCCGCGCCCTGGAGACGAAGGTGAGGTCATTGAAGTACACGACCCGTTCAATAAACAGATGGTTTCGCGTTACCACAAACATGCTCAAGACGATGTGTACGTCCAGATGGTTGAGCAACCGCTGCAACCGGCCCCGGTGACCCGGTCAACCAAAACCATCATAGAGGCCGGCAACAAGCTGCTGGCGCAACGAGTCAAGTTAGAGACCTTGATTGACCGTGAAATGGCCCAGGTACTGCGAGACCCCGTGTTGCGCGAAGAAAAGACCCCCGCCGACTGGGAGACCATGCTGGTCCAAAGCGCCGGGGACCTGGAAGGCCTGGTGAGCGAACTCCGGAAAACGCCAGAATCTTCGGCGCAGAAGAGCGCGTTACTTGTCGAACTCGCCAGTGCTGCCCAGAGCATGCGAACCAAAGGCCGGGATTACCGGATCGCCGGCTACACGTTGCAGTCCCCTACCCCCGAAAAAGTTGATTTCCTCTGGACTCATCACACGATAGACATCGAGCCTGTGACGTCGCGCAAGCTGACCCAGGCCAAGGATTTCCTGACAGAGTTTGTTATCAAGGACAAACACTCAAGGGAAGTGCTGTGGTACGCGCATTTCCACTACGCACATCTTGACGGCCCAACCGATGCCTACACCGCCGGGCACTTGAAACGGCCCGAACAACGCTTTGTCGGTTTCAAGGCGCAACTGAGCCAGGCCAAAAACAACCGGGAAATCACCCGCATCTGGCGCAGCAAGATTTCACCGGCCATGGCTAAAAAGCTGTTCTTCTACGATTGA
- a CDS encoding RND family transporter: protein MTSMSSHHQDKATFLERLIFNNRPAVIVICLLVSLFLFWQATLIRPSTSFEKMIPLKHPFIEKMMEHRNDLANLGNTVRISVEAKDGDIFSREYMETLRQINDEVFYISGVDRSGLKSLWSPSVRWTEVTEEGFAGGEVIPQSYNGSADSLEQLRNNVLKSGQVGRLVANDFKSSIVDIPLLESYPDPADQGKLLALDYQKFSHELEDKIRNKFEAQNPNVKIHIVGFAKKVGDLIDGLIMVVMFFGVAFIITLVLLYWFTWCIRSTIAVLITTLVAVVWQLGLMHAFGFGLDPYSMLVPFLIFAIGISHGVQKINGIALQSGEADNALTAARRTFRQLFLPGMIAILADAVGFITLLIIDIGVIRELAIGASIGVAVIVFTNLILLPVAISYVGISKRAIERSKKDATREHPFWRMLSNFASAKVAPVSILIALIAFGGGLWYSQNLKIGDLDQGAPELRPDSRYNKDNNFIISNYSTSSDVLVVMVKTRPEGCSRYEAMAPIDELMWKMQNTEGVQSAISLVTVSKQMIKGMNEGNLKWETLSRNPDVLNNSIARADGLYNNSCSLAPVLVFLNDHKAATLDRAVHAVQEFAKENNKEGLEFILAAGNAGIEAATNEVIKESELIILILVYICVATMCMITFRSWAATLCIVLPLVLTSVLGNALMAFMGIGVKVATLPVVALGVGIGVDYGIYIYSRLESFLRAGLPLQEAYYQTLKSTGKAVLFTGLCLAIGVATWIFSAIKFQADMGLMLTFMLLWNMFGALWLLPALARFLIKPEKLAGQKGNSLFAH from the coding sequence ATGACATCCATGAGCAGTCATCACCAGGACAAGGCGACGTTTCTCGAGCGCCTGATATTCAACAACCGCCCGGCAGTGATTGTCATCTGCCTGTTGGTCAGCCTGTTCCTGTTCTGGCAGGCCACGCTGATCAGGCCTTCCACCAGTTTCGAAAAAATGATCCCGCTCAAGCATCCCTTCATCGAGAAGATGATGGAGCACCGCAACGATCTGGCAAACCTGGGCAACACCGTGCGGATCTCGGTGGAAGCCAAGGACGGCGATATCTTCTCCAGGGAGTACATGGAGACGCTGCGCCAGATCAACGACGAAGTGTTCTACATCTCCGGTGTCGACCGTTCCGGCCTCAAGTCGTTATGGAGCCCGAGTGTTCGCTGGACTGAAGTCACCGAGGAAGGCTTTGCCGGCGGCGAAGTGATCCCGCAGAGCTACAACGGCTCGGCCGACAGCCTGGAACAACTGCGCAACAACGTGCTCAAGTCCGGCCAGGTCGGGCGGTTGGTGGCCAACGACTTCAAGTCGAGCATTGTCGATATTCCATTGCTGGAGTCCTATCCGGACCCGGCGGACCAGGGCAAGTTGCTGGCACTGGACTACCAGAAGTTCTCCCATGAACTGGAAGACAAGATCCGCAACAAGTTCGAAGCCCAGAACCCCAATGTAAAGATCCACATCGTCGGGTTCGCCAAGAAAGTCGGTGACCTGATCGATGGCCTGATCATGGTGGTGATGTTCTTCGGTGTGGCGTTCATCATCACGTTGGTGCTGTTGTACTGGTTCACCTGGTGTATTCGCAGCACCATCGCGGTGTTGATCACCACCCTGGTGGCGGTGGTCTGGCAGCTCGGCCTGATGCACGCATTCGGTTTCGGCCTGGACCCGTACTCGATGCTGGTGCCGTTCCTGATCTTCGCCATCGGCATTTCCCATGGCGTCCAGAAGATCAACGGGATTGCCTTGCAGTCCGGTGAGGCGGACAACGCCCTGACAGCGGCGCGGCGCACGTTCCGTCAACTGTTCCTGCCGGGGATGATCGCGATCCTCGCGGATGCGGTCGGGTTCATCACGCTGCTGATCATCGACATCGGGGTGATTCGTGAACTGGCCATCGGCGCCTCCATCGGGGTAGCGGTGATTGTGTTCACCAACCTGATCCTGCTGCCGGTGGCGATTTCCTACGTCGGCATCAGCAAGCGTGCCATCGAACGCAGCAAGAAAGACGCGACCCGCGAGCATCCGTTCTGGCGCATGTTGTCGAACTTTGCCAGCGCGAAAGTGGCTCCGGTCTCGATTCTCATCGCCCTGATCGCGTTTGGCGGCGGGCTCTGGTACAGCCAGAACCTGAAAATCGGCGACCTCGATCAAGGTGCGCCGGAGCTGCGTCCGGATTCGCGTTACAACAAGGACAACAACTTCATCATCAGTAATTACTCCACCAGCTCCGATGTGCTGGTGGTGATGGTCAAGACCAGGCCCGAAGGCTGCTCGCGCTATGAAGCCATGGCGCCAATCGATGAGCTGATGTGGAAGATGCAGAACACCGAGGGCGTGCAGTCGGCGATTTCCCTGGTGACGGTCTCCAAGCAGATGATCAAGGGCATGAACGAGGGCAACCTGAAGTGGGAAACTCTGTCACGTAACCCGGATGTACTGAACAACTCCATTGCCCGCGCTGATGGCCTGTACAACAACAGTTGCTCCCTGGCGCCGGTGCTGGTGTTCCTCAACGACCACAAGGCTGCAACCCTTGATCGTGCGGTCCACGCAGTGCAGGAGTTCGCCAAGGAAAACAACAAGGAGGGCCTGGAGTTCATCCTGGCCGCCGGTAACGCCGGGATCGAGGCGGCCACCAATGAGGTGATCAAGGAGTCGGAGCTGATCATCCTGATCCTGGTGTACATCTGTGTGGCCACCATGTGCATGATTACTTTCCGCTCCTGGGCCGCGACCTTGTGCATCGTGCTGCCGCTGGTGTTGACCTCGGTGCTGGGCAACGCGCTGATGGCGTTCATGGGCATCGGGGTGAAAGTCGCGACCTTGCCGGTGGTGGCGCTGGGGGTGGGGATTGGCGTGGACTACGGCATCTACATCTACAGCCGCCTCGAAAGCTTCCTGCGTGCCGGCCTGCCGTTGCAGGAGGCGTACTACCAGACGCTCAAGTCCACGGGCAAAGCAGTGTTGTTCACCGGCCTGTGCCTGGCCATTGGTGTGGCGACCTGGATCTTCTCGGCGATCAAGTTCCAGGCTGACATGGGGCTGATGCTGACCTTCATGCTGCTCTGGAACATGTTTGGTGCGTTGTGGTTGCTGCCTGCACTGGCGCGGTTCCTGATCAAACCGGAAAAACTCGCGGGGCAGAAGGGCAATTCGTTGTTTGCTCACTGA
- a CDS encoding YCF48-related protein — MSEPVMGVGSCRPLALRRFALLATALSLLGSAVLSGPVLAAATPAADAVYSIESDKSAKGLMLDVVHAGKRLVAVGDRGHILYSDDQGQTWTQAKVPTRQLLTAVFFVDDKHGWAVGHDAQILASEDGGINWTKQYEDLKREAPLLDVWFKDASNGFAVGAYGALVETTDGGKHWEDVSDRLDNEDQYHLNAIASVKDSGLFIVGEQGSMFRSADWGQTWERLQGPYEGSLFGVIGTAQPATLLAYGLRGNLFRSTDFGSTWEPVELKAARGDLEFGLSGATLLDDGSIVIVGNGGSVVRSSDDGQTFSVANRSDRISISAVTGAGNGNLILVGQGGVRATSPTGTELGK, encoded by the coding sequence ATGAGTGAGCCTGTCATGGGTGTGGGTTCTTGCCGCCCGCTGGCGCTACGCAGATTCGCGTTGCTGGCTACAGCGCTCTCGCTGTTGGGCTCTGCGGTGTTATCAGGGCCTGTCCTGGCCGCCGCTACGCCGGCTGCCGATGCCGTTTATTCCATCGAATCCGATAAATCCGCCAAGGGCCTGATGCTCGATGTGGTGCATGCCGGCAAGCGCCTGGTGGCCGTTGGGGATCGTGGGCACATTCTTTATTCCGATGATCAGGGCCAAACCTGGACCCAGGCAAAAGTGCCCACCCGCCAGCTGCTGACCGCCGTGTTCTTTGTCGACGACAAACACGGCTGGGCCGTCGGCCATGATGCGCAGATCCTCGCCAGTGAGGACGGCGGCATCAACTGGACCAAACAATACGAAGATTTGAAGCGCGAAGCGCCATTGCTCGACGTCTGGTTCAAGGACGCCAGCAACGGCTTCGCCGTGGGCGCTTACGGTGCGTTGGTGGAAACCACCGACGGTGGCAAACACTGGGAAGACGTCAGTGATCGCCTGGATAACGAAGACCAGTACCACCTCAATGCGATTGCCTCCGTCAAGGATTCGGGGCTGTTCATCGTCGGCGAGCAGGGCAGCATGTTTCGCTCCGCTGATTGGGGGCAAACCTGGGAACGCCTGCAAGGCCCGTACGAAGGTTCGCTCTTCGGGGTGATCGGCACCGCCCAGCCAGCGACGCTGCTGGCCTACGGTTTACGCGGCAACCTGTTTCGTTCCACCGATTTCGGCAGCACCTGGGAGCCGGTCGAACTCAAGGCCGCCCGTGGTGATCTGGAGTTCGGCCTGTCCGGCGCAACGCTGCTGGACGACGGCTCGATCGTGATCGTCGGCAACGGCGGCAGCGTGGTACGCAGCAGCGACGATGGTCAGACCTTCAGCGTCGCCAACCGCTCCGACCGCATATCCATCTCAGCGGTCACCGGGGCAGGTAATGGCAACTTGATTCTGGTCGGACAGGGCGGCGTTCGCGCCACTTCGCCAACCGGCACCGAGCTGGGCAAATAA
- a CDS encoding aminotransferase class I/II-fold pyridoxal phosphate-dependent enzyme — MRYSALTQRIAGEGAEAWQIHYRALELREQGVDVLLLSVGDPDFDTPKPIVQAAIDSLLAGDTHYAEVRGTRALRHSIARRHTRRSGQVVEAEHVVLLPGAQCAVYSVAQCLLDPGDEVIVAEPMYVTYEGVFGACAAKVVPVAVRPENGFRVVPADVAALITPRTRAILLNSPNNPSGASLSLSTWQALAHLCISHDLWLISDEVYSDLLYEGRHISPASLPGMAERTATLNSLSKSHAMSGWRVGWVIGPKPLTEHLVHLSLCMLFGLPEFIQNAAQVALDADLPELEQMRDEYRQRRDLVCASLKDCPGLSPVRPDGGMFVMVDVRRTGVGAQVFAERLLEGYGVSVLAGEAFGPSAAGHIRIGLVVGQVQLAEACRRIAHCAADLLEARVR; from the coding sequence ATGCGCTATTCAGCCTTGACCCAACGAATTGCCGGCGAAGGTGCCGAAGCCTGGCAGATTCACTACCGAGCGCTGGAATTACGCGAGCAGGGCGTCGACGTGTTGTTGCTGTCGGTCGGCGACCCGGACTTCGACACCCCGAAGCCGATCGTCCAGGCGGCAATCGACAGCCTGCTGGCCGGCGATACCCATTACGCCGAAGTGCGTGGCACCCGGGCGCTGCGTCACAGCATCGCCCGGCGCCATACCCGACGCAGCGGTCAGGTGGTTGAAGCCGAACATGTGGTGCTGTTGCCGGGCGCGCAATGCGCGGTGTACTCCGTTGCTCAATGCTTGCTCGACCCAGGCGACGAAGTCATCGTCGCCGAACCCATGTACGTCACTTATGAAGGGGTATTCGGCGCCTGCGCGGCCAAGGTCGTGCCCGTGGCGGTGCGGCCCGAAAACGGTTTTCGCGTTGTCCCGGCCGACGTGGCCGCACTGATTACCCCCAGGACCCGGGCCATTTTGCTCAACAGTCCGAATAACCCGTCCGGGGCCAGTCTGTCGCTGTCGACCTGGCAGGCACTGGCGCACTTGTGTATCAGTCATGACCTGTGGCTGATCAGTGACGAGGTCTACAGCGACCTGCTCTATGAAGGCCGGCACATCAGCCCGGCCAGCCTGCCGGGCATGGCCGAACGCACGGCGACCCTCAACAGCCTCTCCAAGTCCCACGCCATGAGCGGTTGGCGCGTGGGCTGGGTGATCGGCCCCAAACCGCTGACGGAACACCTGGTGCACCTGTCGCTGTGCATGCTGTTCGGTCTGCCGGAATTCATCCAGAACGCCGCGCAGGTGGCCCTTGATGCGGACTTGCCGGAACTGGAACAGATGCGTGACGAGTATCGCCAGCGTCGCGACCTGGTGTGCGCCAGCCTGAAGGATTGTCCGGGGCTGAGCCCGGTCAGACCCGATGGCGGCATGTTTGTGATGGTCGATGTGCGCCGGACCGGTGTAGGTGCCCAGGTGTTTGCCGAGCGGTTGCTGGAGGGGTACGGCGTCTCGGTGCTGGCCGGCGAGGCCTTCGGACCCAGTGCGGCAGGGCATATCCGCATTGGCCTGGTGGTGGGCCAGGTCCAGTTGGCGGAGGCCTGCCGGCGTATCGCGCACTGTGCGGCAGACCTGCTGGAGGCGCGTGTGCGTTGA